In the genome of Sardina pilchardus chromosome 14, fSarPil1.1, whole genome shotgun sequence, the window TTGAAAATCTTGACTGAGGTTGTTTGAGATGGAGTGATCTAACACAGAGGGCATTGCAGGATAACCATTTCGTGCTCAAAGGAGATTCAATTTAAAGACAAGAGTTTCTGGACAGAcagacgggcacacacacacacacacagagaagtcgtcggagggggtgggggggtggggggagaacgAGTCTCAGCTTTGGCCATGGCAAGACTGACAGTCAAGGGAAGAATATCTGGCTCAGCTCTGCTGCGCTTGTTGAGAGCCAGAGACCTAAGGAGATCAATCTCTCCCTTCCAGAGGATCATATTCCtgccactgagagagagacacactagGGATCCAGTGGCAAATCTCTGGGCAAGCACAAAGTAATACAGCTGTCCTTCGGTTGGCTTCTCCAGGCCTCAAAGAgtgaaaaaagcaacaaaaaaagcaaacgACCACGAAAACACATGCAGATATAATCTTGTCTTTTATGGGAGGAAACTTTTTTTCACAGGGGGCTGAGAAGAATGCATGGCTGATGTTAACTCCATTCAGTAACCTTTTAAGTGTTTGACGTCAAGGGTGGTGAAGGGGACAGTGCTAAGGTTTCCTCCAAAAGTCTATTCCCTTCTGCGGCCACTTCAGGCGTAGATCTGACCTTGGCCTccgaggttgtgtgtgttgtctccgcCCACTCGCTCTTGGTTGGGTGCGGTTGACTTGATGACGCCAACGTAATCGTGGATGCCCACTTCAAGATTCTTGGCCTGCACGGCAGCATTGTGGAGCTTATCCAAGAAGTCGGGCATGCCTGTAGGGGTTAGCAAATGCCGTTTTTACTTTGTTGTCTGGCAAACCGCCACTGTCATATGAACTTGCTTTGTTTGGTAAACAAATAGTAACGGCAATTGTAGTATAATTTCAACATAAAAAAACCCTGTTAAACATGAATGCAATACTAACCACACTGTAAACGCTCACAATAAAGAACTTGTATAAAGTTGAAAAAGAAACCTCAaacctcatactgtatgttttaaagGAATCTATTACAACAGCCACATCTCCAATCGGAGTTCATGGTCGCTGCTGTTATGAGAAAATATGACCAAAGCAAAGAAGAGAACTCACCGCTGGAAACCATCCAGCTCACACAGTATCGTGGAAACACTGTCTGGGGGTCGTCACTGTAGGTGAGCAGATAATCAAAGCCGTTctgcaggggggaaaaaagggagaaagtgAACACATAGGGAATCATATGGCGCGAGACAGCTTTTAGCAGACCTACTGCTGCTTGTGCTTAGGACAATTTTGCAAATAGATTTTGCATAGGTATTAAACAGGCTTTAGACTTTTAGACTTGGCCCATTAAATTAGGGCCCATAATGAAGGCCTAATTCTCTCCTTTGAATAATCTGCAGTCTTGTACTTGATGTTAAATTTTAACTTAATTTCGGTAATCATATCTCAAATCAAAAACGTCTCGGCAGGTCAACGCGAAGAATATGGAGCAAACATTGTGAAGGTCGTGGATTTGAGCCaaagagcgcgcacacacacacacacaactgtaacTGTTACAGTTACACACTGTTAACTGTAACTAGAAACTGTACGTGTTGCAAACTGCTCTGGATGAAAAACGCTCATTAAATAATGTGGTGTGGGAATCCTACCTCATCAAAGGAGCGATGGGGCCGGATCACCATCCGGGATTGGTAGGACTGCACACGGACAAAGTCTTGGGTCTCGGGGAGGCTGGGATGCTCCACAGCTCTGGACAGGGGAAAAGAGTGAAGAAACACGTTTGAAATTACTGTCATCCTCTGGCTGTATTTTAATGTAAAAGCAAAATTTATTGATAGTCTACGGCAGAGGTTGCGTTAACCGAATATTTTGAAATTTTTAAACCTTGACGGAAAAATGGGGAGGCTGTCCATAATTTTTATAGATTACAACACTGATGGCGGCATAGCTTTAACCAATGCTCAGTTCAGACCAAAGATGCATATCGCCCTCTTGAAAACAGCAACTTGCTGAAACACTGTGTTCTAAAACCTAACTTAGAATAGTATTGTTTAGTCAGCTCTGGCTATCAAAGTTAGCCAACTAACTGTAGCTAACTGGCAAGAAGCCTgtgaaattacatttgtttttgtgaCATTGTGAGTGTGCAGTCTTCGACTGATCTTTTAATGATACAACCGCTGGTGTTCTAAAAAAAACGAGATAAGTAGTAGGTCCAATCTCTCTCAAAACTCTGCCATGATTTCTCTCACTGACTGTCAAAACATCACAGAAGTCATGGGCTAAACACTGCAACTGCAATTTCACACAACGGGTCACATTGCAAGGAAGCTATGAAAACAGTTTTCAAAGTTAGCATTTGACATTTCCTTGTGGCAGTTCGAAGCTAAATTCTTGATAAACAAATTAATATCTGAGATTATCTTCACTGTAATTTCCCAGTCTACAAGTGATTGTTTTTCGCTTAGATTTGGGGAATATGATGTCATATGCGAAAATAGCTAGTGACTGAATTTACAGAATATTACAACACTGTCCATCATGAAAAAGTGTACGCAACCTCCAGACTGTACATAACAAATGCTGTGAGGACATTACATTTTTTGAGTATTGTACTAAATCTGACTTTATTACCTTGAAACTAGGACCATCAGGTTATTCTCCACATCCACGTTGTAGCGACGAACATACACATAGTCCCTCGAATACATAGGATACTGTAGGGAAAGACAAGCGTCAGTGGCAGAACTCTACAGGTCAACACATTCTGGATCAGACTGGCATCCTAGTATCCATCAACAGGGAGAACTACCCGCAGTAAGCCAGTGAAACCACTCTTCTAtcaaacccccctcccccaatctctctctttctctctctcacacacacacacacacacacacgtctgtagCACCAGCAACAAATCTAAGTTCATACAGGGACATGAGTATGTCTGGACAGACCTGCTGCATGAAAACAAATAACCACGGACCAAGCAAGGCAGCGACTTCAATATTTGCTATTGTCTATTACAAAAATACCAACAATTAATTTCTTTTCAATTTTAGATCAGTATTTCGCCGTTTTAAAAGTCACTACATGCTAAGCACACATACTCATTTCACACTTAAGAGTTTATCCACTCAGCCACACAGGATAACAGGGATTAACAGAAAGGAAGCCTtgttagtctagtctagtctagacTACACTGGTCAAGTAAATCTCTAGATTATTCTATTAGTCTTACAAAGAGATAGACGTGCGTAATGCAAGAGAATTACATAAACTACAGAAATGAGTGTCGGATATACCAGTTATATAACAAGAACATGTCCTCTTCTGTTATCAAAAAACCCAAACAATAATTGACTGGCAGAATACCAGAACAAACATGACAGACTGCATAAAAGACATGAAAAAGATCACATGTACAACATATGCTTGCTAAAAATACTCATGGTAGACATGTGTAGCATGTGTTGGGTTTGTTGCATTGGCTTTCACAGTGATTTATGTGCTGCCTACACGTGTCTGGTAGATGAAGCCGTGTTCCATAGCAGGAACTCACCGGAAATTGTGTTGCCCAATGGACCACCTCGGACCCTGTGTTGGCATCCCTGTCCACAACTTCCAGTTTGATAACCAGAGCATCCCAGTTTTTCCTGTACTCTGTGTCCAACTAGAACAAAGGTGAgatggcgggagagagagaaggtcacAGGCTAAATTTAACACACCTCCATCCCAGCAGACACGCAGGTGAGAGTACAATACATCAATCCATCACTACATTCAAAGCTATTCTTTGATAACTGTGTTTATAAACAACAGGTCAATAGTCCGTCTGTTTTCCATGACGTTCTACTTACCTGGACATTGAAGAACTGCCTAGGGGTGATATCATTGTAGGTGCCAAATactgaatggggagagagagagagacagagagagcagatcaAAAGGAGGTCAAACATCGGAATGCAAACAGAAAGAGCAGGCAAAAAAGGCCAAAGCATTCAAACTGACAAGAGAAGATAAGGCCTTTCAATCCTGCTCTCATGTTAAGTTAATCATCACGAGGATGGAAGGTGCAGTAAAGTCCCCAAGATAATAATAACCATACGGAAAATATCATGTCAACATATTGTGCAGACTTGTGCACGACCACCCCATTCTGCAGTCAACATTGTCTTTATTAACTTTATCAACATTCTTCTGACCTCGGTACTCAAACAGATGGCTGCCCTCAATGGGTCTCCTCCACACTCTGAAGGTCTTTTTCTCAATGACAACCTCCCAGCCAGCATCCGTCTGCCCAGCAAATTTGTCTGGAGTTGAAGGCTGACTCTTGACCGCTTCCAGTGCCTGGAGCTCCCAAGCACACCTGTGCCGGTGAGCAAATATTAACACACAATTAGATATAGCTATGTGCCAGTGCAAAAGAAACTATTTCACCCAGAAACCACAGCCGGTGGAATGATCAGATAACAAACCCCAGTATTAACTATTAGCCTAAGTTGTAGGTTCTCCTATGACAGGTCTTACCTCCGAAGCTCATCATCTCGAatcttctcctcttcccacaTGAACACGCCCGCCAGGGCGGCGAGCAGTTTCCTAGTTGGAGCACTTTTGCTCTGCAAGCGGCGCCATATGCTGCCCACAAGCGTCCACCTGGTGCGCTCGGAGTACAAGTTGGAGTACAATTCTCCAATCTGATAGGCGCGCCGAAGCCTCTGGCCCGTGACAAAACTACAGTGATTGGCAAAAATTGACATCATGCCCTCCTTTTTCTTCTTTGAGGTCGCCTCAGCTGGACCCTCTGCGGCTCTTTGAAGCCATGCGAGCGCCAGGCCCACACGTTTGCCAAGCCATGCTGCAGTTCCGGGTTTGGCGTTGTTCTTGCCATTGCCACTGACTGGACCCTCACGTAAGTGTCTGGTCAAGTTCTGTAGCCGGACTGCGCGGACACCAATATCGCAGATTGGGCGGCGTTGCATGGACGGAAACATGTTTGACCACGGA includes:
- the stard7 gene encoding stAR-related lipid transfer protein 7, mitochondrial, which gives rise to MFPSMQRRPICDIGVRAVRLQNLTRHLREGPVSGNGKNNAKPGTAAWLGKRVGLALAWLQRAAEGPAEATSKKKKEGMMSIFANHCSFVTGQRLRRAYQIGELYSNLYSERTRWTLVGSIWRRLQSKSAPTRKLLAALAGVFMWEEEKIRDDELRRCAWELQALEAVKSQPSTPDKFAGQTDAGWEVVIEKKTFRVWRRPIEGSHLFEYRVFGTYNDITPRQFFNVQLDTEYRKNWDALVIKLEVVDRDANTGSEVVHWATQFPYPMYSRDYVYVRRYNVDVENNLMVLVSRAVEHPSLPETQDFVRVQSYQSRMVIRPHRSFDENGFDYLLTYSDDPQTVFPRYCVSWMVSSGMPDFLDKLHNAAVQAKNLEVGIHDYVGVIKSTAPNQERVGGDNTHNLGGQGQIYA